One Phocaeicola dorei genomic region harbors:
- a CDS encoding 8-amino-7-oxononanoate synthase, producing MNSLTDWERELALLGNKSNLRKLPVIRHLGREVEVNGKVMLNLSSNDYLGLAAYLPLRTEFLQSLIPDTFLPSSSSSRLLTGNFDIYVQIEDLLARLYRKESALVFNSGYHMNAGILPAVSDTRTLILADKLVHASIIDGIRLSAAKCIRYRHNRYEQLEQLLVSNHAGYDRIIIVTESIFSMDGDEADLRRLVTLKQQYDNVLLYVDEAHAVGVRGMHGLGCAEEQDCVADIDFLCGTFGKALASVGGYIVCSKTIRDYLVNKMRTFIFTTALPPVNLLWTFFILEHLNSFSFRRERLKKISSLLKDALVKKGYACPSTSHILPMTIGDSGDTVLKADFLQRKGFYALPVRPPTVPEGTSRIRFSLTADITEEEIKSLIELI from the coding sequence ATGAATTCATTAACAGATTGGGAAAGGGAATTAGCCCTGCTTGGAAATAAAAGTAATCTTCGTAAGTTGCCTGTTATCCGTCATTTGGGAAGAGAGGTGGAGGTGAATGGAAAAGTGATGCTTAACCTTTCATCCAACGATTATCTGGGATTGGCTGCTTATCTGCCATTACGTACGGAATTCTTGCAAAGTCTTATTCCCGACACCTTTCTTCCTTCCTCTTCATCCTCTCGGCTGCTGACAGGAAATTTTGATATCTATGTTCAGATAGAGGATTTGCTTGCCCGACTGTATCGGAAGGAAAGCGCGTTGGTTTTTAATAGTGGTTATCACATGAATGCCGGTATTCTTCCTGCAGTGAGCGATACTCGTACATTGATCCTTGCCGATAAACTGGTACATGCCAGTATTATTGACGGCATTCGTTTATCGGCGGCCAAGTGTATCCGATACCGGCATAACCGGTACGAACAATTGGAACAGTTGCTGGTTTCCAATCATGCCGGGTATGATAGAATAATTATTGTAACCGAAAGTATTTTCAGTATGGACGGTGATGAGGCCGATCTCCGTCGTTTGGTCACTTTGAAGCAACAATATGATAATGTATTGCTGTATGTGGATGAAGCGCATGCTGTAGGGGTGCGGGGGATGCATGGCCTGGGGTGTGCGGAAGAACAGGATTGTGTGGCTGACATCGATTTCTTATGTGGAACTTTTGGTAAAGCGTTAGCCTCGGTAGGAGGCTATATTGTTTGTTCGAAGACCATCCGTGATTATTTGGTCAATAAAATGCGTACATTCATATTTACAACGGCTCTTCCTCCTGTCAACTTGCTATGGACATTCTTTATCCTGGAGCATTTGAACAGTTTCAGCTTCCGGAGGGAAAGGTTGAAGAAGATATCCTCTCTTTTGAAAGACGCGTTGGTAAAGAAAGGCTACGCTTGTCCTTCTACCAGCCATATTCTGCCAATGACGATAGGCGATAGCGGTGATACGGTGTTAAAGGCCGATTTCTTGCAGCGTAAAGGTTTTTATGCGTTGCCGGTGCGTCCTCCTACTGTGCCCGAAGGAACATCGCGTATCCGTTTTTCGTTGACAGCGGATATTACTGAAGAAGAAATAAAAAGTCTGATAGAATTGATATGA
- the bioC gene encoding malonyl-ACP O-methyltransferase BioC, with amino-acid sequence MINKQLITRRFSRAVESYNREAVVQKQIAYRMSDMLNHYLPRPCGRILEIGSGTGFLTRRLMETLHPEKLVLNDICQEMSTCFTDLLGSGRAIFLAGDAESLPFPKGQDLIVSCSALQWFVSPELFFERCNTLLKQKGYFAFTTFGRDNLKEVASVTGSGLHYRSLEELEEALRIHYEIVKAHEERICLTFGTPLEVLYHLKHTGVAAVRQQAWTKRNLQDFCDKYARLFSDGRSVTLTYHPIYIIAKKRQ; translated from the coding sequence ATGATTAATAAGCAATTGATAACCCGTCGCTTTTCCCGCGCTGTAGAGAGTTATAACCGTGAGGCGGTGGTTCAAAAGCAGATTGCATACCGCATGAGTGATATGCTAAATCATTATTTGCCCCGTCCGTGCGGCCGGATATTGGAAATTGGTAGCGGGACGGGCTTTCTTACCCGCAGGCTGATGGAAACCCTCCATCCTGAAAAACTGGTGTTGAATGATATTTGTCAGGAGATGAGTACTTGTTTCACCGATTTGTTGGGAAGCGGGCGGGCTATCTTTCTGGCAGGGGATGCCGAGTCCCTTCCTTTTCCAAAAGGACAGGATTTGATTGTATCATGCTCGGCATTACAGTGGTTTGTTTCTCCCGAGCTGTTTTTTGAACGTTGTAATACTTTGTTGAAGCAGAAAGGATATTTTGCTTTTACTACGTTCGGCAGGGATAATCTGAAAGAAGTTGCATCGGTTACCGGCAGCGGTCTTCACTATCGTTCTTTAGAGGAGTTAGAAGAAGCACTGCGCATACACTATGAGATTGTGAAGGCTCATGAGGAACGTATCTGTCTGACTTTTGGCACTCCGCTCGAAGTGCTTTATCACTTGAAACATACCGGGGTGGCTGCTGTCAGGCAACAAGCGTGGACTAAAAGGAATTTGCAGGATTTCTGTGACAAGTATGCCCGTTTGTTCAGTGATGGTCGTTCGGTGACTTTGACTTATCATCCTATTTATATTATTGCAAAGAAAAGACAATAG
- a CDS encoding ammonium transporter produces MDTTNRKGMEKLYLKRLFILLFLFPASLWAQDALSETPVRSTDTEAINEIVTGLNTVWMLLAAMLVFFMQPGFALVEAGFIRTKNTANVLMKNLIDFMFGSILFWFIGFGLMFGVGGFVGTPHFFNLDIMDKVIDNGLPIEGFLIFQTVFCATAATIVSGAMAERTKFSMYLVYTIFISVLIYPVSGHWTWGGGWLMNGEENSFMTNIFGTTFHDFAGSTVVHSVGGWIALVGAAVLGPRIGKYGKDGRSKAIPGHSLTLACLGVFILWFGWFGFNPGSQLAAATGTDQTVISHVFLTTNLAACAGGFFALTASWIKYGKPSLSLTLNGVLAGLVGVTAGCDLVSPFGAVMIGAICGIVMIFSVDFIDHILKIDDPVGASSVHGVCGCLGTILTGLFATEEGLLYGGGYNFLLAQLFGTTVVGCWAAGMGYLIFKGLDKIHGLRVPNRIEEEGLDIYEHGESAYN; encoded by the coding sequence ATGGATACAACTAATAGAAAAGGTATGGAAAAACTATACCTGAAAAGACTCTTTATACTTTTATTTCTGTTCCCAGCCAGCCTTTGGGCACAAGACGCACTATCGGAAACTCCTGTCAGGAGCACGGACACAGAAGCCATCAATGAAATTGTAACCGGTCTGAATACTGTATGGATGCTGCTGGCAGCCATGCTGGTATTCTTCATGCAACCGGGATTCGCTTTGGTGGAAGCTGGATTTATCCGCACCAAGAATACCGCCAACGTACTGATGAAGAATCTGATTGACTTTATGTTCGGCTCCATCCTCTTCTGGTTCATCGGTTTCGGATTGATGTTCGGTGTGGGAGGTTTCGTAGGCACGCCACATTTTTTCAACCTTGACATAATGGACAAAGTCATTGACAACGGACTACCCATTGAAGGGTTTCTGATCTTCCAAACCGTATTCTGTGCCACTGCAGCAACCATCGTATCAGGAGCTATGGCAGAACGTACTAAATTCTCCATGTACTTGGTATACACCATCTTCATCAGCGTACTGATTTATCCGGTATCAGGACACTGGACGTGGGGTGGCGGATGGCTGATGAATGGTGAAGAAAATTCTTTTATGACAAACATATTCGGAACCACCTTCCATGACTTCGCCGGTTCCACTGTCGTTCACTCAGTAGGCGGGTGGATTGCCCTGGTAGGTGCTGCCGTTCTAGGACCGCGTATCGGTAAATATGGTAAAGATGGCAGGTCTAAGGCTATCCCGGGACATAGCTTGACATTGGCTTGCCTGGGTGTATTCATTCTTTGGTTCGGTTGGTTTGGTTTTAATCCGGGTTCTCAACTGGCAGCAGCTACCGGTACTGATCAGACAGTTATCTCTCACGTATTCCTGACCACTAACCTGGCAGCATGCGCCGGTGGCTTCTTCGCTTTGACAGCAAGCTGGATAAAATATGGAAAACCTTCTTTGTCATTAACATTAAACGGTGTATTGGCAGGACTGGTCGGAGTCACCGCCGGATGTGATCTCGTTTCCCCCTTCGGAGCAGTCATGATCGGTGCCATCTGCGGCATCGTCATGATTTTCTCGGTAGACTTCATTGACCACATATTGAAAATAGACGATCCGGTCGGAGCCTCCTCTGTACATGGTGTTTGTGGTTGCCTCGGTACCATTCTTACCGGACTTTTCGCCACCGAAGAAGGACTGCTCTATGGTGGTGGTTACAACTTCCTGCTAGCACAACTGTTCGGTACAACAGTAGTAGGTTGCTGGGCAGCAGGTATGGGATACCTCATCTTCAAGGGATTGGACAAGATTCATGGTTTGCGCGTCCCGAACAGAATTGAAGAAGAAGGGCTCGACATTTATGAACATGGCGAATCTGCATACAACTAA
- the bioD gene encoding dethiobiotin synthase: MKQNVFFVSGIDTNIGKSYATAYLAHLWNKQGCRTITQKFIQTGNPEGYSEDIELHRRLMGTEYLPEDEQGLTKPEIFSYPASPHLASRIDNRTIDFDKIKHATEVLSERYDAVLVEGAGGLMVPLTEENLTIDYIQESGYPLVFVTSGRLGSINHTLLSFEAIERRGIKLHTVMYNLFPEGEDKIIQADTEAYICRYIEKHFPDTAFVKVPCL; this comes from the coding sequence ATGAAACAGAATGTATTTTTCGTAAGTGGTATTGATACAAATATTGGTAAAAGTTATGCCACGGCCTATCTGGCACATCTTTGGAACAAACAAGGATGTCGTACTATTACTCAAAAATTCATACAGACAGGAAATCCGGAAGGTTATTCGGAGGATATTGAGTTGCATCGTCGTCTGATGGGGACGGAGTATTTGCCTGAGGATGAGCAGGGACTTACCAAACCTGAAATATTTTCTTATCCGGCTTCTCCCCATTTGGCTTCACGAATAGATAACCGCACCATTGATTTTGATAAAATAAAGCATGCCACGGAGGTGCTGAGTGAGCGCTATGATGCTGTTTTAGTGGAAGGAGCCGGGGGGCTGATGGTGCCGTTGACAGAGGAGAACCTGACTATAGACTATATTCAGGAATCGGGTTACCCCTTAGTTTTTGTTACTTCGGGACGATTGGGAAGTATCAACCATACATTATTGAGTTTTGAGGCTATAGAACGGAGAGGGATAAAGCTTCATACAGTGATGTACAATCTGTTTCCCGAAGGAGAAGATAAAATCATTCAGGCAGATACAGAGGCTTATATTTGTCGTTATATAGAGAAGCATTTCCCGGATACAGCATTTGTGAAGGTGCCTTGCTTGTAA
- a CDS encoding glutamine synthetase III codes for MSKLRFRVVETAFKKKAATVETPAQRPGEYFAKYVFNREKMFKYLPSNVYAKLTDAMDNGAPLDRSIADEVAAGMKRWATELGVTHYTHWFQPLTEGTAEKHDAFVEHDGKGGMMEEFSGKLLVQQEPDASSFPNGGIRNTFEARGYSAWDPSSPVFVVDDTLCIPTVFIAYTGESLDYKAPLLKALSAVNKAAVDVCHYFNPEVKKVMAYLGWEQEYFLVDEGLYAARPDLLLTGRTLMGHEASKNQQLEDHYFGAIPTRVAAFMKDLEIQALELGIPVKTRHNEVAPNQFELAPIFEECNLAVDHNMLIMSLMRKVARNHGFRLLLHEKPFKGVNGSGKHNNWSLGTDTGILLMAPGKTAEDNLRFITFVVNTLMAVYHHNGLLKASIMSATNAHRLGANEAPPAIISSFLGKQLTQVLDHMEESANDDLISLAGKQGMKLDIPQIPELLIDNTDRNRTSPFAFTGNRFEFRAVGSEANCASAMIALNTAVAHQLTRFKKDVDALIEKGEPKISAIVEIIRQYIKECKPIRFDGNGYSDEWKAEAAKRGLDCETSCPLIFDNYLKPESIAMFEATGVMTRKELEARNEVKWEMYTKKIQIEARVLGDLAMNHIIPVATEYQSKLIDNVYKMKELFPAEKASRLSAENMKLIEEIAERTIFITEHVEAMVEARKVANKIESEREKAIAYHDTIAPMLEEIRYHIDKLELIVDNQMWTLPKYRELLFIR; via the coding sequence ATGTCAAAATTAAGATTCCGAGTAGTTGAAACAGCTTTCAAGAAGAAAGCAGCAACAGTAGAAACACCTGCCCAAAGGCCCGGTGAATACTTTGCCAAGTATGTATTCAACCGTGAAAAAATGTTCAAATACCTGCCTAGCAATGTCTATGCCAAACTGACAGATGCTATGGACAATGGCGCTCCTTTGGACCGCAGCATCGCCGACGAAGTAGCCGCAGGCATGAAACGCTGGGCAACCGAACTGGGAGTAACCCACTATACCCACTGGTTCCAGCCGCTGACCGAAGGAACCGCCGAAAAACATGACGCGTTTGTAGAACACGACGGCAAGGGCGGAATGATGGAAGAATTCTCCGGCAAACTACTTGTACAGCAGGAACCCGATGCTTCCAGTTTCCCTAATGGCGGTATCCGCAATACCTTCGAGGCACGTGGCTACAGTGCATGGGACCCCTCCTCCCCCGTATTCGTAGTAGACGACACCCTGTGCATCCCCACCGTATTTATCGCCTACACCGGCGAGTCCCTCGACTACAAGGCCCCTCTGTTGAAAGCGTTAAGTGCTGTAAATAAAGCAGCAGTTGATGTCTGCCATTATTTTAATCCCGAAGTAAAGAAAGTAATGGCCTATTTAGGATGGGAACAAGAATACTTTCTAGTAGACGAAGGCCTGTACGCCGCACGCCCCGACCTATTACTGACCGGACGTACCCTGATGGGACACGAAGCCAGCAAAAACCAACAGTTGGAAGACCATTACTTCGGGGCCATCCCTACCCGTGTGGCAGCTTTCATGAAAGACCTGGAAATCCAAGCATTGGAACTGGGCATCCCCGTAAAGACCCGCCACAACGAAGTGGCTCCCAACCAATTCGAACTGGCTCCCATTTTCGAAGAATGTAATCTGGCCGTAGATCACAATATGCTCATCATGTCACTAATGCGCAAAGTAGCCCGTAATCATGGTTTCCGTCTGCTGCTACACGAAAAGCCATTCAAGGGAGTTAACGGATCAGGCAAGCACAACAACTGGTCATTAGGTACAGATACCGGTATCCTGCTGATGGCTCCCGGAAAGACAGCCGAAGACAACCTGCGTTTCATTACTTTTGTCGTCAATACCCTGATGGCAGTTTACCACCATAACGGATTGCTGAAGGCTTCCATCATGAGTGCCACCAATGCACATCGTCTGGGAGCCAACGAGGCACCTCCCGCCATCATCTCTTCTTTTTTGGGCAAACAGCTGACACAAGTGCTGGATCACATGGAAGAAAGTGCAAATGATGACCTTATTTCGCTGGCTGGCAAACAGGGAATGAAGCTGGATATCCCTCAGATTCCCGAATTGCTGATTGATAACACTGACCGCAACCGCACCTCTCCTTTCGCCTTTACAGGCAATCGCTTTGAATTCCGTGCCGTAGGTTCGGAAGCCAACTGTGCCAGTGCCATGATTGCACTGAACACGGCGGTGGCGCACCAGTTGACAAGATTCAAAAAGGATGTGGATGCATTGATTGAAAAGGGAGAGCCAAAAATCTCCGCCATCGTGGAAATCATCCGCCAATACATCAAGGAATGCAAACCTATCCGGTTCGATGGCAACGGTTACTCAGACGAATGGAAAGCTGAGGCTGCCAAACGCGGTCTGGACTGCGAAACCAGTTGTCCGCTGATATTCGACAATTACCTGAAACCCGAAAGCATCGCCATGTTCGAAGCAACAGGCGTCATGACGCGCAAAGAGCTGGAAGCCCGCAACGAAGTGAAGTGGGAAATGTACACAAAAAAAATCCAGATCGAGGCTCGTGTTCTCGGTGACCTAGCTATGAATCACATTATTCCCGTGGCTACCGAATACCAGAGCAAACTGATTGACAATGTATATAAAATGAAAGAATTATTCCCTGCAGAAAAAGCGTCCCGACTATCTGCCGAGAATATGAAACTTATTGAAGAGATTGCAGAACGCACCATCTTCATCACCGAGCATGTGGAAGCCATGGTGGAAGCACGTAAGGTGGCTAACAAGATAGAAAGTGAACGGGAGAAAGCAATCGCCTATCATGACACTATCGCCCCCATGCTGGAAGAGATACGTTATCACATTGACAAGCTGGAACTGATTGTTGACAATCAGATGTGGACATTACCTAAATACAGAGAATTGCTTTTTATTAGATAA
- the dapF gene encoding diaminopimelate epimerase, protein MATTIKFTKMQGAGNDYIYVNTLRHPIADPVRTSIKWSSCHTGIGSDGLVLIGKSTKADFSMRIFNADGSEAMMCGNASRCIGKYVYDNKLTQKEVITLETLSGIKILKLHTENGLVEEVTVDMDLPLLTNSRQINTPDGKMLAKTITVDGKEYKGTFVCMGNPHLVIFIDDIKNVNLPAIGPKLENHPLFPERTNVEFVEVLPDGSLRMRVWERGSGITMACGTGACATAVAAYLNHKAGRKSRVRMDGGDLQVHWNETDGHVYMTGPAVKVFDGEIEI, encoded by the coding sequence ATGGCAACAACAATCAAGTTCACGAAGATGCAGGGAGCAGGTAATGACTATATATACGTAAACACCCTGAGACACCCCATAGCAGACCCCGTGAGAACTTCCATCAAATGGAGTTCTTGTCACACGGGGATCGGTTCCGACGGGCTGGTATTGATTGGAAAATCAACCAAAGCGGATTTCAGTATGCGCATATTCAATGCAGATGGTTCTGAAGCTATGATGTGTGGCAACGCCTCCAGATGTATAGGAAAGTATGTATATGACAACAAATTGACTCAAAAGGAAGTCATCACGCTGGAAACGCTCTCAGGAATCAAGATCCTAAAACTGCATACGGAGAACGGGCTGGTAGAAGAAGTAACAGTAGACATGGATCTTCCCCTGCTTACCAACTCCAGACAAATAAATACCCCGGACGGCAAAATGTTGGCAAAAACAATCACAGTAGATGGAAAAGAATACAAAGGAACATTTGTTTGTATGGGAAATCCACATTTAGTAATTTTCATAGATGATATAAAAAATGTAAATTTGCCGGCAATAGGGCCGAAACTGGAGAATCATCCGCTTTTTCCCGAACGAACAAATGTAGAATTCGTTGAAGTATTGCCGGACGGTTCCTTAAGGATGAGAGTCTGGGAAAGAGGCTCGGGCATCACCATGGCATGCGGAACAGGAGCTTGTGCCACTGCCGTAGCCGCATACCTGAACCACAAGGCCGGAAGAAAATCACGGGTAAGAATGGATGGTGGTGATTTACAAGTCCATTGGAACGAAACAGACGGACATGTGTACATGACAGGTCCCGCAGTAAAAGTTTTCGATGGTGAGATAGAAATTTAA
- a CDS encoding DUF452 family protein: protein MKHYFIQQNYFPRLTLFFAGWGMDECPFMDYCSGNSDLLVCYDYRSLDFDFTLLQGYQEIRLIAWSMGVWAASMVLQDMDLPICESVALNGTVTPVDDLKGISQQVFEGTLEGLNEVTLEKFIRRMCLKKENLETFLLKRPQRAVEELQEELRRIGEQVKSCAVPSFAWERAVIGKNDLIFTAVNQRNAWTGTEVAEYDIPHYSEEIMRDLLCPSVI, encoded by the coding sequence ATGAAACATTATTTTATACAACAAAATTATTTTCCCCGATTGACACTTTTTTTTGCCGGTTGGGGAATGGATGAATGTCCTTTCATGGATTATTGCTCCGGAAATAGCGATCTGTTGGTTTGTTATGATTATCGTTCGCTGGATTTTGATTTCACGCTGTTGCAGGGTTATCAGGAGATTCGTCTGATAGCCTGGTCTATGGGAGTATGGGCCGCGTCTATGGTATTGCAGGATATGGACTTGCCCATTTGTGAGAGTGTTGCTTTAAATGGCACGGTAACTCCTGTCGATGATTTGAAAGGTATTTCGCAGCAAGTTTTTGAAGGAACACTGGAAGGCTTGAATGAGGTTACGCTGGAAAAGTTTATCCGCAGAATGTGTTTGAAAAAGGAGAATCTGGAAACATTCTTGTTGAAACGTCCGCAACGTGCGGTAGAGGAACTGCAAGAAGAGCTTCGGAGGATTGGAGAACAGGTAAAATCTTGCGCTGTTCCCAGTTTTGCATGGGAACGGGCTGTTATAGGCAAGAATGATTTGATTTTTACGGCGGTCAACCAAAGAAATGCATGGACCGGGACGGAAGTGGCAGAGTATGATATTCCTCATTATTCAGAAGAAATAATGAGAGATTTGCTATGCCCGTCTGTCATTTAA
- a CDS encoding LL-diaminopimelate aminotransferase codes for MALVNEHFLKLPNNYLFSDIAKKVNAFKVSHPQKDLIRLGIGDMTQPLPQASIEAMHKAVDELASKETFRGYGPEQGYDFLIDAILKNDYASRGVHLESGEIFVSDGAKSDTGNIGDILRHDNSIGVTDPIYPVYIDSNVMCGRAGVLENGRWSNVVYLPCLSENNFIPAIPDRRIDILYLCYPNNPTGTVISKAELKKWVNYALENDTLILYDAAYEAYIQDPDIPHSIYEIKGAKKVAIEFRSFSKTAGFTGVRCGYTVVPKELTAATLEGKRIPLNRLWNRRQCTKFNGTSYITQRGAEAIYSPEGKEQIKATIHYYMTNARIMKEGLESTGLKVFGGENAPYLWVKAPRGISSWKFFEQMLYEANVVGTPGVGFGPSGEGYIRLTAFGERADCEEAMKRIRRWIL; via the coding sequence ATGGCATTAGTAAACGAACATTTTTTAAAACTGCCCAACAATTACCTGTTTTCGGACATTGCCAAGAAAGTAAATGCATTCAAAGTTTCCCATCCCCAAAAAGACCTCATCCGTCTGGGCATCGGAGACATGACACAACCATTGCCCCAAGCATCCATAGAAGCCATGCACAAAGCGGTGGACGAACTGGCAAGCAAAGAAACCTTCCGTGGATACGGTCCCGAGCAAGGATATGATTTTCTAATCGACGCCATCTTGAAAAACGATTATGCCTCACGCGGAGTACATTTGGAATCCGGCGAGATATTCGTCAGTGACGGCGCCAAAAGCGATACGGGAAATATAGGGGACATCCTCCGCCACGATAACAGCATCGGTGTGACAGACCCTATTTATCCGGTATATATCGACTCTAACGTCATGTGCGGACGAGCAGGAGTGCTGGAAAACGGAAGATGGAGCAACGTGGTCTATCTGCCCTGCCTGAGTGAAAACAATTTCATTCCCGCTATCCCCGACCGCAGAATAGACATTTTATATCTATGTTACCCCAACAACCCCACCGGTACGGTTATCAGTAAAGCAGAATTGAAGAAATGGGTGAATTACGCACTGGAGAACGACACATTGATTCTTTATGACGCAGCCTACGAAGCCTACATTCAAGACCCCGACATCCCCCACTCCATTTACGAGATAAAAGGAGCCAAAAAGGTAGCCATAGAGTTCCGCAGCTTCTCCAAAACCGCCGGCTTTACCGGAGTGCGTTGCGGCTACACCGTAGTACCCAAGGAGCTGACCGCCGCCACATTGGAAGGAAAACGCATCCCGCTGAACCGGTTGTGGAACCGTCGCCAATGCACTAAGTTCAACGGAACCTCGTACATTACCCAGCGCGGTGCGGAGGCCATTTACAGCCCTGAAGGAAAGGAACAGATAAAAGCCACCATCCACTATTATATGACCAACGCCCGCATCATGAAAGAAGGACTGGAAAGCACCGGACTAAAAGTATTCGGCGGTGAGAACGCACCTTATTTATGGGTGAAGGCTCCCCGAGGAATCAGCTCGTGGAAGTTCTTTGAACAAATGCTGTACGAAGCCAATGTGGTAGGTACTCCCGGAGTAGGATTCGGTCCCAGTGGAGAAGGTTACATACGGCTGACCGCCTTCGGCGAACGCGCGGACTGTGAAGAGGCAATGAAACGAATCAGGCGATGGATATTATAA
- a CDS encoding P-II family nitrogen regulator gives MKKIEAIIRKTKFEDVKEALLEAEIEWFSYYDVRGIGKTRQGRIYRGVVYDTSSIERILVSIVVREKNVDKTIHAILKAAHTGEIGDGRIFVIPVEDAIRIRTGERGDIALYNAEQEK, from the coding sequence ATGAAAAAAATTGAAGCTATTATCCGTAAGACCAAATTCGAGGACGTAAAAGAAGCGTTGCTCGAAGCCGAAATCGAATGGTTTTCCTATTACGATGTAAGAGGCATTGGCAAAACACGTCAAGGACGCATTTACCGTGGAGTGGTTTATGACACCAGTTCCATTGAGAGAATCCTGGTTTCCATTGTAGTCCGCGAAAAGAATGTGGACAAAACCATTCATGCCATTCTCAAGGCTGCTCATACCGGCGAGATCGGTGACGGACGTATCTTCGTCATACCCGTTGAAGATGCCATCCGCATCCGTACAGGAGAACGTGGAGATATTGCCTTGTACAATGCAGAACAAGAGAAATAA